The genomic DNA CTGAACCTGGCTGTGTCGGACGCCAGCATCTCCGTGTTCGGATACTCCAGAGGGATCATCGAGATCTTCAACGTGTTCCAGGATGGAGGGTTCCTCATCTCCTCCATCTGGACCTGCCAGGTGGACGGCTTCTTCACGCTGGTGTTCGGTCTGAGCAGCATCCACACGCTGACGGTGATCAGCATCACACGCTACATCAAAGGCTGCCACCCCAGCAGAGGTCAGTAACCGTGGTAACCACAAGTAACCAGGTGACCTGCTGTAAACTCACCTGTTCATACCTGTCCATGTTCCTGCAGTGCatcacatcagcagcagcagcatgttccTGTGTCTGCTGTTCATCTGGACCACATCTGGGTTCTGGTCCGGAGCTCCGCTACTGGGCTGGGGCAGCTACACAGgtaaaactttatttacaacatAGGTAAAACACAGATAAGAGTTTATTTACAACACAGGAaaactttatttacaacacaGGTAAAACACAGgtaaaactttatttacaacacaGGTAAAACTTTATAACACAGCTACACGGGTAAAACTATATTTAAcagagaaaggtgtgattaaatgtgttcttttttaatgtgttattttttttttctgtaattaatgaaTCAAATTTAACACATTAAACTTCCAGCCCGGATTATTATGTCATAGATACCAACTAACAGTTATTATGTcagaattgaattaaattaatttaaattgaaTCCTGAGTTTATGCTGAATGACATCATGGCTGCCTCTTCCAGACTACCTGTCAATCACATAGCCCTGCCCCCTGACATGACTAAAAATCTAATCACAGTCCTGAGCTGTAGAGAAACTAACAAATCACAGTCCTGAGCTGTCTTGAGTTACagtctctgttgtgtttttggagtCTCTGGAGGTTTCTGAAACCAGAACTTCATCATGGTCCTGCAGGTTTAGATTCTTCTGGGTCATTTTCTGACTGCCTCTGACACCACAGATCGAGGGTACGGTACCTGTGAGATTGACTGGGCCAAAGCCAGCTACTCTGGTGTCTACCGGTCCTACATCTTGTCCATCCTGGTCTGCTGCTTCCTGGTCCCGGTTCTCATCATGCTCTTCTGCTACGTGTCCATCATCAACACGGTGAAGCGTGGCAACGCCCTGGCAGCAGAGGGCGACCTGACTGACCGTCAGAGGAAGATCGAGAGGGACGTCACCATCGTGAGTGTCCAATCAGGTCCCATCAGGTCCCATCTGATCCCGTCAGGTCCATCAGGTCCCATCTGGGTCCATCAGGTCCCATCTGGTCCCATCTGGTCCCATCAGGTTACATCAGGTCCCATCTGATCCCATTTGATCCCATCAGGTCCATTAGGTCCCATCTGGTCCTATCTGGTCCATCTGATCCCATCAGGTCGCGTCAGGTCCATCAGGTCCCATCTGGTTCCATCTGATCCCATCAGGTCCATCAGGTCCCATCTGGTCCCATCTGGGTCCATCAGGTCTCATCTGGTCCCATCAGGTTCCATCAGGTCCCGTCAGGCCCCATTAGGTCCCATTAGGTCCATCAGGTCCTGTCAGGTCCATCAAGTCCCATCAGGTCCCATCAGATCCCATTAGGTTACATCTGGTCCATCAGGTTCCCATTAGGTCCCATCTTGTTCCATCAAGTCCCATCAGCTTCCATCAGGTCCCATCAGATGCCATCAGGTCCCATCAGGTCCATAGCCCAGCAGCTGCCTTCAGGACATTAAATGTGTCCCTGTGTCTCCACCAGGTGTCCATAGTGATCTGCACGGCCTTCATCCTGGCCTGGTCCCCCTATGCGGTGGTCTCCATGTGGTCGGCCTTCGGGTTCCACGTTCCAAACCTCACCAGCATCTTCACGCGTCTCTTCGCCAAGTCTGCCAGTTTCTACAACCCTCTGATCTACTTCGGCCTCAGCTCCAAGTTCCGTAAAGACGTGGCGGTCCTGCTGCCGTGCACTGGCAATGCCAAAGACGCAGTCAAGCTGAAGCGCTTCAAGCCCCAAGCTGACGGCCGCCCTGCTGTGGGGGGCGGAGCCAAACTCAAGCTGCCCCTCAACCGGCCAGAGAAGAAGTATTCTGCTGGGAACCAGGCTCCGCCCCCAGACCCGCCCTGCACACCGCCGCCCGTCAGCATGGAAGTGTTCTACATCGACATGCCCCGCCCCTCCGAGGCTGACTTTGAATGTGACAGACTCTGACGGATgaatctgattggctgaaaaATCCA from Amphiprion ocellaris isolate individual 3 ecotype Okinawa chromosome 4, ASM2253959v1, whole genome shotgun sequence includes the following:
- the LOC111583666 gene encoding opsin-5-like, which encodes MQQTRNMSAGSPPWRNHSFTLGGGGDPPLSDQGETIIGVYLLLLGWLSWFGNSVVLFVLYRQRTSLQPTDFLTLNLAVSDASISVFGYSRGIIEIFNVFQDGGFLISSIWTCQVDGFFTLVFGLSSIHTLTVISITRYIKGCHPSRVHHISSSSMFLCLLFIWTTSGFWSGAPLLGWGSYTDRGYGTCEIDWAKASYSGVYRSYILSILVCCFLVPVLIMLFCYVSIINTVKRGNALAAEGDLTDRQRKIERDVTIVSIVICTAFILAWSPYAVVSMWSAFGFHVPNLTSIFTRLFAKSASFYNPLIYFGLSSKFRKDVAVLLPCTGNAKDAVKLKRFKPQADGRPAVGGGAKLKLPLNRPEKKYSAGNQAPPPDPPCTPPPVSMEVFYIDMPRPSEADFECDRL